ctgctcattttttttaaaaagattatccttctttttctcattgatttgtcagaagtattaatatttataatgccCTGTGTTGGTTATAGGATTACTTACTATTTGATTCAGTGATAGGACAGAAAGATAGCACACTTGGAAGACAGCATTGTATTTCCtacaaaaaagagagaggtactaaacaataattttaaagtgCATATTGCACAGATATTTTTACAATCATAGGGTGAGGAAAttgccagagatcaaactgcaaaCATCCagtggataatagaaaaagcaagaggattccagaaaaacatctactgcttaattgattacactaaagcctttgactgtgtggatcacaacaaactggaaaattcttaaagagatggaaataccagactatcttacctgccTTCTGGGAAATCTGcatgcaaatcaagaagcaacagttagaaatggacatgaaacaatggttccaaattgggaaaggagtacttcaaggctatatattgtcaccttgtttatttaacttatatgcagagtacatcatgcaaaatgctgggctggatgaagcacaagctggaatcaagattgatgggagaaatgtcagtaacctcagatatgcttccctagtgactcagctggcaaagaatccacctgcaatgcaggagaccctggttcaatttcaggaagatccccagagaagggataggctacccactccagcattcttgggcttccctggtggcacagatggtaaagaatctgcctgcaatgtgggagacctgggttcaatccctgggttgggaagatcccctggaggagggaatggcaactcactccagtattcttgcctggagaatccccatgaaccaaggatcctggtgggctacagtctgtgtggtcacacagagtcagacatgactgagtggctaagcacaacACAATACAcaacatgcagatgacaccaccctgtggcagaaagcaaagagggactgaagggcctcttgatgaaagtaaagaggggaatgaaaaagctgacttgacactcaacattcaaaaaacaaagatcatggcatccgatcccatcacttcatggcaaatagtggcacactttattttcttgggctccaaaatcactgcagatggtgactgaagccatgaaattaaaagatgcttgctccttggaagataaacctagacagcatatgaaaaagcagagacattactttgccaacaaaggtccatctagtaaaagctatggtttttccagtagtcagtatagaagtgagagtaggaccataaaccaagctgagcaccaaagaattgatgtttttgaactgtggtgctggagaagactcttgagagtcccttggacagcaaggagatcaaactagtcaatcctaaaggaaatcagtcctgaatactcattggaaggactgatattgaagctgaagctccaatactttggccacctgaatctaagaactgactcattagaaaagacctgatgctaggaaagattgaaagcatgggaaaggggatagcagaggatgagatgtctggatggcatcattgactcaatggacatgagtttgaacaagctctgggaattggcggtggacagggaggcctggcgtgctgcagtccattgggtcacaaagagtaggacatgactgagtgattgaactgaactgaactgagggtgagGAAGGAAAGCAAAATGACAAGAAACTCAGAAGctagaaaagtttaaaatgttcTGTATAGTAAAGGACACTCTAAAAAGTGAAGTGATAAATAACAGATTGGCcgaattgatttctaatttataagTAGCTCCATTAAATTGAAAAGCAGAGCAAAGTTGGTAATAGAAGAATGGGCAATGGATATGAACAGAAAAATGTGAGAATTATTGAATAATGTATTGTGTATTGAaagtggctaagacagtaaatcttaaaagttctgatcataagacaaaatattataattatgGGTGGTGATAGATGTTAATTGTATTTactgtggtgatggttttacaatatatacatatattgaatttttatgttgtatgcctgaaactactATAATGTTATACAGCAGTTTTTGCTGAATATTAAAGAAACTTAAGTGGATTGGTTGAGATAGTATAATATGTTCAACCTCACTAATAACCAGAATGCAATTGAGCTATAGTCTTTTTCTAAAGTGAGTCTACAAATGAACTGGATAATAAACACTACTGGAAAGGTTGTAGAAATAAGGCCTTATTGAGCTGTGCTAATATGGCAGCCagtaaccacatgtggctagttAAATTTAAATTCTCTAAAATTTCAAATTGAGTTGAAATTCATCTGTTCAGCCACAATAGCCATATTTCAAGTGGTCAATAAACACAGGTGGTTAGTGGCTACAATACTGAACAGTCGTAACATTTCTATCATTGCAAAAAGATCCCTCCAAGAGACCATAGTCATAAATGAGATGTCAGACTAGGAAGCCCTGACACTGCCTCTCCCACTACAAACCAACAAAATACCTCTGTGAGGACTCCAGAACACAATTAAAAACATCTGCTCCCCAAATGAACATGAAGTGAACTGCATGGAAGATGAAAATGGGATTTGTTTCATCACTATTCACGTTCTCTCATCAGAGGGCTTATCCTTCCAAAATTCTCAGCCCCCACACCAAACCCCACGCTTATACACATGATGTCTTCTATTTGGAAGAAAACCCTCAACTATCAACTTTTCTTGGTATTGTAGGGAAAGAATAAGTTTATTGAAATCACATGTAGGTTGGAGATAAAGGAAAGGCTTGCATTTTCTACTCTATTTCACCTaggattgtttccaccttttacAATACATATGTACAATTTTGTAAATAAGAAGAAACAGGACAAAGCAGGCTATTTCCACAAAGCTTTTTGTTAACAGATGTTTCAGAGTTTAGCTCCAAGATAATACTGTAGCAATAGGAGCTTCAGAATTAGTGTTTCAATCAAGAAATACTCCAGTGGCCTAAAGGTAAATGGTATACatatgaaaataatgataaaatagaatgaatataGAAGATAGATCTCAACTGTCCTCCAAAATTTAGGGTGATGCGCACTTAAGAACATCAATCAGATTGACAGGCTGAAGAAACTGTGATTTTTGGTTCCCAACCTGAATTAGGAGCTCAACACACTAGGTGAAACTTTCATTTATCCCAAGTCAGTTCTCTGCTGAGTTCTCCCCTTCTTCATGGCCTTTACCTCCACTGCCTCTCAGCTCAGCAACTGACTTGACTGGGAACCTAAACCTTTAGAGGGGCCCTCCCTTACTGTCTGCTAATTATACTCAGGGCTTTGCCTGCCAACTAGGTCATCTCCACAGTACACAGGCCTCCTCCTTTGCCACACCCTGAGGGAGGCCATTTCAAGGCATTCCCCATCCTCAGCTGGAAGCTAAGCAGGGCTGTGTTCTGGCGCTTTCTCACAGCACAGGAGAATGGCACCTTAAAAATCTCCATTTCCTGAGAAGAGCTTGTCATATTTCTCCTCCATAGGTAAGTCAACTtgttttgacattttcttcttccttgagtGTCAGGACCAAAATACAGAAGCCAGAAATGGgaatattctttttaattcttgcttctttcatttaggaGAATTCATTCAATCATATAAATCAAGCAGAGGCtgctttattcctattttttgaaGCTGTCCACTTCTGTCCCTCCCCAGAGTGACAGCAAAGGCAACTGGTAAACATTACGGGTTGTGTGTGGATCAGGCGGACAGGGCTGTGTGTGGAACAGTGCCACATAGTAACACCATCAGAGCAAAAGTAGAGTTTCAGCTCCCTCATGTGTGAAGTATGGATGATAAGCATTATCATTATGTGCACACTAGGCATTTTCGTGAAGAGTTAATGAACTGATTCATAAAAAGAGCTGAGAAGAGTGGAGGGTACACAATAAGCCTTCCAGAAATACTGTGTATTTTATGGAACTGCATGCCGTTTTCTGTTCCATAGACAACATCACTTGTGTGGATTGTTACAAGATAATCTTAACTAATCTCCCAGATACAAGCCCCATCCTATTTTTTGACCTTTCCCTGTAATACAGCTGGAATTGATTTTAGTCCTTCCGGATTCTCCTAGTATTTGACTGTTCCCAGATTCTATATCCAAAGCACACCCACACCAAAAAGCATGCCGATCCCTGGCATCCTAAGGACACACAGCAGAAAGAACCACCTGGCAAAATGAACTTAGAAACATCCACTTTCCTGAagccaggtggggaggggggacatGAGTCAGATCTGATTTTCTCAGACTCTGGTGGTCCTCTAGTTGACTCCAAATATCCTCTTTGCTGCAAGAGACTCCCCGTGAACACTGAAAATGGTGTAACGGTGAGGTGGGCACAGCACCTGTGAAACAGCCGAATCAGCCCATGGAAAAATGAGGCGTGTCCTGAGGccaatagaaacaaaagaaatagccCAAGATATGGTGAGCCTTTGTCAAGTTCTCTGTTGTTCTTCTTACTCTTTAGTCCCTTTCCCTTTCTCAAGCTGCTCTCTGCCTTCTCCCACCAGCCTGCAAGCAGCCTGGCTTCTCATGTAATTCTCACGCACCTTCCTTGGACTCGTCCACGTGCGCCCAACGGCACCGCCCAGAAAACGAACTAGATGCGTTGGGCGGGGCGTGCACCTGCAGGGGAAATCAGCGAGCCTCAGCCTGACCCAGCTTGGCCCAGGGCTGCGCTCCCACGCACCGGCGGGCTCCGCACGCCACGCACTGCTGCCCGCGCCTCTAGCGGAGGTCCCTGGAAGGCTGACTCGCAAGGCCACAGTGGCAGGGACTGACTCACGGGGGGACAGGCTGTGCCATGAGGTCAGTGAGGCCCTGCCTCTCCCCGGGCCGGTCGCTACTCCTGGCGGTGCTCCTGGTTGACTCTCTTGGCAAGGATTTAATTTTTCACCCGGAGTGGGGCTTTGGCTCCTATGAAATCACCATTCCCAAGAAGCTGAGCTTCAGTGGAGGGGTGCAGGGGACGGCCAGGCACGTGTCCTACCTCCTGCAGGTAAAAGGCGAGAACCGCGTCCTCCACCTGTGGCCCGAGAGGTTTCTGTTGCCTCGGAATCTGCAGGTTTTCTCCTTCACAGAACAGGGGAGACTCTTGGAAGATCACCCTTATATACCCAGTGACTGCAACTATATGGGCTTGGTTGAAGGAAATCAGGATTCTGAAACTACGATAAGTACATGCATGGGAGGTCTCCGGGGCATCCTGAAAATTGCTGCCAATTATTACCAAATTGAGCCCCGCAAGGCTTCTTCCAATTTTGAACACGTGGTATACCtcctggagaaagaggaggaatttCCTAATCAGATCTGTGGCTTAACTAATGATGAAACAATAGAGCAGATGGCCCAGCATGAGAACATGGCTAGGACTCCAGATTTCACTGAGTCATATGTGCACCAAAAGTACTTGGAATTAGCCCTGGTCTTTGATAACAGTAGGTATTTATATTTGAACTCCAATCTTACTCAAGTCATAAATGATGCCATTCTTCTGACTTCAATTGCAGACTCTTACTTTCAAGAAGTCCATATGAGAATACAACTATTAGCTGTTGAAGTATGGACAGACAGAGACAAAATAAGACTTAATTTCGGACACCTATCACAAGTTTTAGGCCAGTTTGTGCAGTACAGATCACGTGACCTACGTCTTCGGATTCCAGCAGATTGGGCACACCTATACCTTCACAAAACATTTAAGGATGTACTTGCTTATCACTGGGGAAGTGTATGTAGTATGATGCCTTCAGGATCTACAAGTTCTATGCTAGATAGAAACATCCTTGGACCCGCCACTTGGACTGCTCATGTTCTGGGCCATAGTGTGGGAATGACCCATGATTATGAATACTGCCAGTGTAAGGGTAGGCATAGTTGTATCATGGGCACTGGACGAGCTGGGTTTAGTAATTGTAGTTATGCCGAATTTTATTCACATGTAAGTTCAGGATTAAACTGTCTAAATAATCTCCCAGGCCTAGGCTTTGTGGTTAAGAGATGTGGAAACAAAATTGTGGAAGAGAATGAGGAATGTGATTGTGGTTCAGGAGAGGAGTGTGAAGAAGACAGGTGTTGTCAACCAGATTGTAGATTCAAAGAAGGAGCCAACTGTAGCACTGGACTTTGCTGTCATGAGTGTCAGTTTCGTCCATCTGGATACATGTGTCGgatggaagaaaatgaatgtgACCTTGCAGAGTACTGCAATGGGACCTCAGCTTTCTGTCCAAATGATACTTATAAGCAGGACAGAACCCCTTGCAAGTACAGGTCCCGTTGTGTCAGAAAGGGCTGCCGATCCAGGACTATGCAGTGCCAAAACATTTTGGGGGCTGATGCTTTGGGGGCTCCTCATCAGTGCTATGATGCAGTTAATGTAATAGGTGATCAATATGGGAACTGTGGGATTTTAGGAGTTCGTGAGTATGAGCAGTGTCCCTAAGAAAGGTCTTTATGTGGCAGGCTCCAGTGTATAAATGTCAAAACCCTCCCTGATATGCCAGATCATACTATCCTAATATCCACTCATCTGCATGAAGAAAATCTCATGTGCTGGGGCATTGGCTATCATCTAGCCATGGTACCTATGGGGTTACCTGACCTGGGTGTGATAAATGATGGTACCTCCTGTGGTAAGGAGCGGGTATGTTTTAATAGAAGTTGTGTGAATAGCTCAGTCCTGAATTTTTACTGTTTCCCTGCTAAGTGCAACCGCCGAGGAGTTTGCAACAGTAACAGAAACTGCCACTGCATGTATGGTTGGGCCCCTCCATTCTGTGAGGAGGCAGGATATGGAGGAAGCATTGACAGTGGGCCTCCAGGACCACTAAGGACAAACATGCCCATCTCTCTTCAGGTTGTGATTCTTATATTAATGCgccttattttcttaattatctcAATGATTATTGTGTTCTATAGGAAAATCATATGAATCTaatccaaagagaaagaaataccacCCTTTAACCCTGGAGtagaacaagacagaaaaagagaaaaacaccaaaaaagtAATCAGGCAATTGACACTCTACCTTTATTATACATGGTCATAAATTGAACAAGCTTCTCATTTATCCAAACCAATCTTCATTCCTCTTTCAAGTTATCTTATCTAATTTTTTGAGGTTTTGATAAGGAAATAAATTGTATTCTTCATTTGGAATCAAATCAATGCATTTTGCTTTCCTATTTCACTTTCCCTTTAGTGTCTGTCCAGGTTTTGAATATCCTTAAAAGAATGCCCTAGGAGTTTTTCTGAACACTCGCATTGTGAGTTTCATAGAATTACAGTGGATATCAGGGCAAAATCCTGTCTCTCAGATCCCAGCAAACAAAGCCATTGTCTCCctttccctctgcctccctcactgTCATCAATAAAAATCATCTGTGTCTATGCTCCACACTGATCTATAAATATTGATtgccatattttatatatatatataaagtgatagTTTACAAGGGGAGTCCCTCAGTTAAGGATCTTCCTCTGTTACAGTGAGTGTGTGGTTCACTGTAGCTCTTTAGAAATCAGGTTTCTGGCTCGGTGTTTGGGTTGGCCTCAGTTGGGTTGAGGGCCATCTCAACCATAACATAACATCTCAACCATAACATCTCAACCATAACATCTCAATCTATCATAACTCCTGCATTGTACCACAGTCTACAAATGATGACAAGACCTGGCAGTATCCTATGGGCAAGACCCTTAACAGAAGTCTGTGCTTTGGGTTTCTGCTTGCAGGGACAAGACTTTTGTGAATGTGTGCTGGGGGATATCTGGCCTTAGGTTTTCCACACCCCTAAAGAGAGCAGAGGGCAGTGAGGAACACCTTTCATCCCAGGTACACCCATGTCTGCCTCCAAACACCCCTCTGCCTGGTGCTTTggttgggaggagaggagggctggGTGGCCCCTTCAGAGGAGTCAGTGACCACCTCTTGGTCATCATCCCAGCCCGTTGACAGCTGAAGTGTTTTGATCTTGTTTTGGGCTGAACCCTCCTGCTGTTCCCTTAGCTTCCATGGGGCTCATCCTTCCCCAGGCAGCACTGCAGTTCAACTATACCCCACTTCAGACTCTTCTTTTCTTAGCCACATAGTTCTTCTGACTAAAGATGTCATGGCAGGTTCTTGGTAAAAAGTGAGTCCTGACTACTTGGGGATTCTTCTTACTCAGGGGCGAAAGACCAAGATAACCCCATTCTTGTGattataattttaacatttatcaAGTTTGACCATCAGAAACTGTCCTTAAAAAGTAAGCACTTTTAGTTATAGCTGCAATACTGATAATGGTGGTTACCATTTATTGTGACTTGACTGTGTGGTAGGCAATGTTCTTAGCACTTCATCAGTGTTAATGTGGATAGTCCTGAATATAGCtctgtgaggtaggtattattattttacagttttccaAAAAACAAATTGAGGGAAACAATGTTGATGTTTgactgaaaccaacacaattttgtaaagcaattatctttcaattaaaaataaactaattaacttaaaaaagaactttttaaaatattacagatctgtaatgacattatcaaaagagcATTATGTGAATATCAGGAAATTGAAGTTAGCGAGAAGGATTTATTTAGAAactataaagatattttattgctgttgttttaattgttaagttgtatctgactctttgtgacaccatggactataacccaccagattcctctgatcatggagtttcccaggcaagaggagtgggttgccagttccttccccattcccaactcagggatcgaaccatatATCTgccattggcaggtgtattctttagcACTACAccttagtaaattaaaaaaaatttttcaactGTGATATATCATATTAACCATTTTTCCTACCAtattgaggaataattgacaaatatattaacatatatttatgttGTACAATGTGATGCTTTTGTATGcataaacattttagaataaCTACCAAGATCAaataattaacacatccatcatctcacatagttaAATTGTTTTAAGGGAGTCTGAATGCCTACAAGCAACTCAGCAAATATCAGGTATAAAATACTGTATTATGAAGTATgttcaccatgctgtacattagatcttcagaacttattttaattataactGAAAGATTATACTCTTTGACTTATATCTACCCATTTTCCCCTCTAccctgcccctggcaaccaccatgcTATTTGGTTTCTATGactatggtattttgttttatgtttcacAAATTAGTCATACTGTATAGTGCTTGTATATCTCTGTGTTTCTTTTCACCTAGTGTAATGCCCCCTAGATTCAGTCATGTTTTTCCAAATGAAGGATTTCTCTTTCCAGTAGTTTACTGTTGGTGTACAGAAACATAACTCTTTTTTAGAAGTATAAAATGTCCCAGTAAATACAAATAGGGATCCCAAGtggctaggtggtaaagaatccacccacaatgcaggagacccaggtttgctccctgggtcaggaagatacactggagaaggcaatggcaacccactccagtatccttgcctgggaaatctcaaggacagaggattctggtgggctacagtccatggggtctgaaaagagtctgacatgacttaccaactaaacaacaacaacaaatacaaaggagaaaaacttTGTGATTTGGGGTTAAGCAAAGATTTGTAAGGCACTACACCAAAAGCATAagccataatagaaaaaaaaattgaacttcattgaattaaaaacttttatgtttcaaaaaaaCATTATAAGAAGGAAAATACAAATGACAGACTGGCAGGAAATGTTTGCAAACCATTTATCTGACAAAGCACTTCTATgtacaaaatataaagaattattttaactCAATAATAAGGAGCAACCCAGTTTTAAAGATCAGCAGAAGGCTTGgataaaaacacatgaaaaggtactcaatgtcattagttgttgttgtttagtcactaagtcatgtctgactcgtttgcaaccacatggactgtagcccgccaggctcttctgtccatggaatttatcaggcaagactactggagcaggttgccatttccttctccgggggatcttcctgatccaaggatcaaatccatgtcttctgcattgcagatgcaCTAGTTATTAGGaaagtacaaattaaaatcacactAAGATATCACTTTACATCAACTAATGGggttatgttttttaaaacagacAGACAATACCAGGTGTAGCTAAGAATGTGAGAAACTGGACCCTCATACATttctggttggaatgtaaatgatatatccactttggaaaacactttgaCGGTTTCTTAAAAGTCAAATGTAGCCTTACCAAATGATCTAGTATCTCCACTCCTATGAATAtcttcaagagaaatgaaaatataggtTCACACAAGATTTGTTTGGGAATGTTCAaagaagcattattcataagagCCAAAAACTGTAAATAACTCAAATACCTATCAACTGATCAATGGATAAGCAAATACGGTATTTCCATACAAAGGAATTCCTCTCAGtaataaaaagcaacaaaatctAATACAAGTTAGAACATAAATGaacttcaaaaacattatgctaagggaaagaagccaCTTGTAATAGAATTTATATTATCTTATTCAATTTAtacaaaacatacagaaaagattTATAGACAGAAAGCAGAGGTTGCTTGAGGTTTGGGGAAGGAGTAGAAATTGACTGCAGAAGAATCAAATGAGGGAAATTGAGGAGGtaaggaaaatattataaaactggaccatggtgatggtttcacaactCTATGAATTTACTAAAAGTCATTGAATCATACATTTATAATGAATGAATGctattaaatgtaaatttaaatttaaaaaggaccTATATATGAAAGCAacttaagtatccatcaacagatatatagataaagaggatgtggtacatatacataaatataatatgtatacagacatatagatagatagaataGAATATTGcttggccataaaaaatgaatatttgacATTTGCATGTTCTGCTGAGAGATTTATAGTCTGCGGAAAGACTTACTTTCAGTTTCAGGCTCAGAGGATTGGCTGGAAAAATAAGCAATCTGCACTTTAATAAGTAAGAAATAAGGAGGTTTATCGTGTTAATAGTAAGTTATAGTATGAGGACAAGTAATATAGTaagagatacatatatacattgccAAATTGGGAAAACAATTCCCAAAGTAGTATTTGTTGCAGTTGTTCAGctgttcaattgtgtccaactctttgtgacccccatgaactgcagtacaccaggcttccctgtccttcaccatctcccagagttttctcaaactcatgtccattgagtctgtgatgccatccaaccatctcatcctctgtcgtccccttctcctcttgcccttaatcttttccagcaccagggtcttttccaatgagttaggtcttcacatcaggtgaccaaagtattggagcttcagctttagctgaagtccttccaatgaatattcagggttaatttcctttaggattgactagtttgatctccttgctgtccaagggactctcaagagtcttctccaacaccacagtttgaaagcatcaattctttggcactcagccttctttatggtcaaagtctcacatccatacatgactactggaaaaactgtagatttgactatatggacctttgttggcaaagtgatgtctctgcttttgaatatactgtctaggtttgtcatagattttcttccaagcagtaagcgtcttttaattttgtgactgcagttgccgtccacagtgattttggag
This portion of the Cervus canadensis isolate Bull #8, Minnesota chromosome 2, ASM1932006v1, whole genome shotgun sequence genome encodes:
- the LOC122428565 gene encoding LOW QUALITY PROTEIN: disintegrin and metalloproteinase domain-containing protein 30-like (The sequence of the model RefSeq protein was modified relative to this genomic sequence to represent the inferred CDS: substituted 3 bases at 3 genomic stop codons), which codes for MRSVRPCLSPGRSLLLAVLLVDSLGKDLIFHPEWGFGSYEITIPKKLSFSGGVQGTARHVSYLLQVKGENRVLHLWPERFLLPRNLQVFSFTEQGRLLEDHPYIPSDCNYMGLVEGNQDSETTISTCMGGLRGILKIAANYYQIEPRKASSNFEHVVYLLEKEEEFPNQICGLTNDETIEQMAQHENMARTPDFTESYVHQKYLELALVFDNSRYLYLNSNLTQVINDAILLTSIADSYFQEVHMRIQLLAVEVWTDRDKIRLNFGHLSQVLGQFVQYRSRDLRLRIPADWAHLYLHKTFKDVLAYHWGSVCSMMPSGSTSSMLDRNILGPATWTAHVLGHSVGMTHDYEYCQCKGRHSCIMGTGRAGFSNCSYAEFYSHVSSGLNCLNNLPGLGFVVKRCGNKIVEENEECDCGSGEECEEDRCCQPDCRFKEGANCSTGLCCHECQFRPSGYMCRMEENECDLAEYCNGTSAFCPNDTYKQDRTPCKYRSRCVRKGCRSRTMQCQNILGADALGAPHQCYDAVNVIGDQYGNCGILGVREYEQCPXERSLCGRLQCINVKTLPDMPDHTILISTHLHEENLMCWGIGYHLAMVPMGLPDLGVINDGTSCGKERVCFNRSCVNSSVLNFYCFPAKCNRRGVCNSNRNCHCMYGWAPPFCEEAGYGGSIDSGPPGPLRTNMPISLQVVILILMRLIFLIISMIIVFYRKIIXIXSKEKEIPPFNPGVEQDRKREKHQKSNQAIDTLPLLYMVIN